The Diaphorobacter ruginosibacter genome contains a region encoding:
- a CDS encoding acyclic terpene utilization AtuA family protein — translation MNDMSDVDGGRTPRSRTLRIGSGAAWWGDRVEPAGLNAEQGDLDYLCFETMAEATVSAAQVRARRDPSFAGYDTYLDDRMRAVLPACMRRGTKIISNQGWINPQGAAERITALLREMGIEGVKVAAVSGSMITDRVLSLAPTILENGQPTATLRDTLISAEAYMGAEPIVQALREGAQIVVTGRVADPSLFLAPMMYEFGWSALDHEKVGAGSGIGHLMECGAQVTGGYFSDPGLKDVPEPWNFAFPIAEVEADGSVVIAKVAGSGGAITLQTVKEQMLYEVHDPANYITPDVVVDFTRARLEQIGADRVRVTGLTGKPRTSTLKVSMGCTEGFIGEDMFFYAGPGALRRAQLARRILEERFRIVKLEAEDMRIDFLGLNAIHGAATPADAPEPYEVAVRVAARTKTREQALKVGREVDGMAVSGVAHTGKRVPHQDRTREVIGVWSSLVAREQVTPQIDYFIS, via the coding sequence ATGAACGACATGAGTGACGTTGATGGCGGGCGCACGCCGCGCAGCAGGACGCTGCGCATCGGCTCGGGTGCCGCATGGTGGGGCGATCGCGTGGAGCCCGCGGGGCTGAATGCGGAGCAGGGCGATCTCGACTATCTGTGCTTCGAGACCATGGCGGAGGCCACGGTCTCCGCGGCGCAGGTGCGCGCGCGGCGCGATCCCTCGTTCGCGGGCTACGACACCTATCTCGACGACCGCATGCGGGCGGTGCTGCCCGCGTGCATGCGGCGCGGCACGAAGATCATCTCCAACCAGGGATGGATCAACCCGCAGGGCGCGGCCGAACGCATCACGGCGCTGCTGCGCGAGATGGGCATCGAAGGCGTGAAGGTGGCCGCGGTGAGCGGCAGCATGATCACCGACCGCGTGCTCTCGCTTGCACCGACCATCCTGGAGAACGGCCAGCCCACCGCCACGCTTCGGGACACGCTGATCTCCGCCGAGGCCTACATGGGCGCGGAGCCGATCGTGCAGGCGCTTCGCGAAGGCGCGCAGATCGTGGTGACGGGCCGCGTGGCCGATCCTTCGCTGTTCCTCGCGCCGATGATGTACGAGTTCGGCTGGAGTGCGCTTGACCACGAGAAGGTCGGCGCGGGCAGCGGCATCGGCCATCTCATGGAATGCGGTGCGCAGGTGACGGGTGGCTACTTCAGCGACCCGGGCCTGAAGGACGTGCCCGAACCCTGGAACTTTGCCTTTCCCATCGCCGAGGTCGAGGCCGACGGCAGCGTCGTGATCGCGAAGGTCGCGGGTTCGGGCGGCGCGATCACCCTGCAGACCGTGAAGGAGCAGATGCTCTACGAAGTACATGATCCGGCGAACTACATCACGCCGGACGTGGTCGTCGACTTCACCCGGGCGCGGCTCGAACAGATCGGAGCGGACCGTGTGCGCGTGACCGGGCTGACCGGCAAGCCGCGCACGTCCACGCTCAAGGTCTCGATGGGCTGCACCGAAGGCTTCATCGGCGAGGACATGTTCTTCTACGCCGGCCCGGGCGCGCTGCGCCGCGCACAGCTGGCCAGGAGGATCCTGGAGGAGCGCTTCAGGATCGTGAAGCTCGAGGCGGAGGACATGCGCATCGATTTCCTGGGACTCAATGCCATCCACGGCGCCGCGACGCCGGCCGATGCGCCCGAGCCCTACGAGGTGGCCGTGCGCGTCGCGGCCAGGACGAAGACGCGCGAGCAGGCGCTGAAAGTGGGCCGCGAGGTCGACGGCATGGCGGTGTCGGGCGTGGCCCATACCGGCAAGCGCGTGCCGCACCAGGACCGCACGCGCGAGGTGATTGGCGTCTGGTCATCGCTGGTGGCGCGCGAACAGGTGACGCCGCAGATCGACTATTTCATCAGCTGA
- a CDS encoding AtuA-related protein, whose translation MSSTKKVLLEQVAHTRSGDKGNTSNIAVFAYEPALYPLLKEQLTAERFKAFHRTAITGDVLRYEVDNLHALNFVAHGALGGGVSRSLSLDNYGKALSAAILGFEIEVPQALLSCLRTRQPASPQGHADAGAGQP comes from the coding sequence ATGTCATCCACGAAGAAAGTGCTGCTCGAACAGGTGGCCCACACGCGCTCGGGCGACAAGGGCAACACCTCGAACATCGCGGTATTTGCCTATGAGCCCGCGCTCTATCCCCTGCTCAAGGAGCAGCTCACGGCCGAGCGCTTCAAGGCGTTTCACCGCACGGCCATCACCGGCGATGTGCTGCGATACGAGGTGGACAACCTCCACGCGCTGAACTTTGTCGCCCATGGCGCGCTCGGCGGCGGCGTCTCGCGCAGCCTGTCGCTGGACAACTACGGCAAGGCGTTGTCGGCGGCGATTCTGGGCTTTGAAATTGAGGTGCCGCAGGCGCTGCTGTCATGCCTGAGAACACGCCAGCCGGCGTCCCCTCAAGGGCATGCCGATGCGGGCGCCGGGCAGCCGTGA
- a CDS encoding Bug family tripartite tricarboxylate transporter substrate binding protein produces MFQTRRRTMLRHVAAAYLAASSFAAFAQAVYPSKPVRIIVPYPAGGTTDIIARIAANQLTERLKQSFIVENKAGASGAIGSQAVAQAAPDGYTLVMATASSHGINSALQKSLPYDAVKDFAPITVVANTPNIIIANPAVPVKNLQELIALAKKEPGRINFGSTSAGGSPHMSAELLKMMAGIDMTHVPYKGAAPMLTDLIGGQVQIGFDNLPSSIGFVKSGKVRALAVTTARRWPGAPDIPTVAESGVPGYEVSGWFGLLAPAGTPREILNKLQGTIAEAVKSPEVAKQLNDLGAEPVANKPEVFAQEIKDDVEKWRKVVKTTGVKLD; encoded by the coding sequence ATGTTCCAAACCCGCAGGCGCACCATGCTGCGCCACGTCGCGGCGGCGTATCTCGCCGCCAGTTCCTTTGCCGCCTTTGCGCAGGCCGTGTACCCCAGCAAGCCCGTGCGCATCATCGTTCCGTACCCGGCGGGCGGCACGACCGACATCATCGCGCGCATCGCGGCGAACCAGCTGACCGAGCGGCTCAAGCAGTCGTTCATCGTCGAGAACAAGGCCGGTGCGAGCGGCGCCATCGGCTCGCAGGCGGTGGCGCAGGCGGCGCCCGACGGCTATACGCTGGTGATGGCGACGGCCAGCTCCCACGGCATCAACTCGGCGCTGCAAAAGAGCCTGCCATACGATGCGGTGAAGGACTTCGCGCCGATCACCGTGGTGGCGAACACACCCAACATCATCATCGCCAACCCGGCTGTGCCGGTGAAGAACCTGCAGGAGCTGATCGCACTGGCGAAGAAGGAGCCCGGCAGGATCAACTTCGGCTCCACGAGCGCGGGCGGCTCGCCGCACATGAGCGCCGAGTTGCTCAAGATGATGGCCGGCATCGACATGACGCATGTGCCCTACAAGGGGGCCGCGCCCATGCTGACCGACCTGATCGGCGGGCAGGTGCAGATCGGCTTCGACAACCTGCCATCGAGCATCGGGTTCGTGAAGAGCGGCAAGGTGCGTGCGCTGGCGGTGACCACCGCCCGGCGCTGGCCCGGCGCGCCGGACATTCCCACGGTGGCCGAGAGCGGCGTGCCGGGGTACGAGGTTTCCGGCTGGTTCGGGTTGCTGGCACCCGCGGGCACGCCCAGGGAGATCCTGAACAAGCTGCAGGGCACCATCGCCGAGGCGGTGAAGTCGCCCGAGGTGGCCAAGCAGCTCAACGACCTCGGGGCGGAACCCGTCGCCAACAAGCCGGAAGTCTTCGCGCAGGAGATCAAGGACGATGTGGAGAAATGGCGCAAGGTGGTGAAGACCACGGGCGTGAAGCTCGATTGA
- a CDS encoding FKBP-type peptidyl-prolyl cis-trans isomerase, producing the protein MNITKDTAVTLHYKIADPVTGKPLDSGDVAYLHGGYENIFPKVEAALEGQAAGFAATIDLAVADAFGERDESLVRVIPKSEFPPGVKVGGQLQGPGNDGHMTVFNVVKIKGPEVHLDGNHPLAGKPLRFAATVTEVRAATPEEIAHRHVHGGHGHHH; encoded by the coding sequence ATGAACATCACCAAAGACACAGCCGTCACGCTGCACTACAAGATCGCGGATCCCGTCACCGGCAAGCCGCTGGATTCGGGCGATGTGGCCTATCTGCATGGCGGATACGAGAACATCTTCCCGAAGGTCGAGGCCGCCCTTGAGGGACAGGCCGCGGGATTTGCCGCCACCATCGACCTGGCCGTGGCGGACGCCTTCGGCGAGCGCGACGAAAGCCTGGTGCGCGTGATTCCCAAGAGCGAGTTTCCCCCCGGGGTCAAGGTGGGCGGACAGCTCCAGGGCCCCGGCAATGATGGTCACATGACGGTCTTCAACGTCGTGAAGATCAAGGGCCCCGAGGTGCACCTGGATGGCAACCATCCGCTGGCCGGCAAGCCGCTGCGCTTTGCCGCCACGGTAACCGAGGTGCGCGCCGCGACACCGGAAGAGATCGCGCACAGGCACGTGCACGGCGGCCACGGCCACCATCACTGA
- a CDS encoding helix-turn-helix domain-containing protein, protein MKIDTEIRHVTRPGANLFLELGFSADEAKRLQAASRQQINDTRLLKEQLMSELAEWIAQHHLKQAEAAEILMVSRPRVSDVVNKKTTKFTIDTLVEMLSRIGKPVRLAVG, encoded by the coding sequence ATGAAGATTGACACCGAAATCCGCCATGTCACAAGGCCCGGTGCGAACCTGTTCTTGGAACTGGGCTTTTCGGCCGACGAAGCCAAGCGGCTGCAGGCGGCGTCGCGCCAGCAGATCAATGACACGCGATTGCTCAAGGAGCAACTGATGTCAGAGCTGGCCGAGTGGATCGCGCAGCATCACCTGAAGCAGGCCGAGGCAGCGGAGATCCTGATGGTGTCCCGCCCGCGTGTGTCCGATGTGGTGAACAAGAAGACGACGAAATTCACCATCGACACGCTGGTGGAAATGCTCAGCCGCATCGGCAAGCCGGTTCGACTCGCGGTGGGCTGA
- a CDS encoding gamma-glutamyl-gamma-aminobutyrate hydrolase family protein, with protein MTSPRSDQRLKIGLSACFSHADPYRPLFTNKTLQYVEQTIAHWIMSAGAMVVMVPCPTGETALGDVTLSHYAEWLDGVVMHGGADVWPGSYGEEPLKDAWLGDRIRDLYDLAVVEAFEQVGKPIFGVCRGLQLINVAFGGTLYQDIETQHPGAQQHRDPITYDQHFHDIEIVPNTRLARMYPEMGQVKVNSIHHQGIKQIAPGFDIEAWSYPDGVPEAIRRHPTQGHGYIAATQWHPEFRAHDGSILDARPILDDFLLACERAKVQPLPGHSPFQIRDRASRLLRRALLRQR; from the coding sequence ATGACCAGCCCCCGTTCTGACCAACGCCTGAAGATCGGCCTCTCCGCCTGCTTTTCGCATGCAGACCCCTATCGCCCGCTGTTCACGAACAAGACGCTGCAATACGTCGAGCAGACCATTGCGCACTGGATCATGTCGGCCGGCGCGATGGTGGTGATGGTGCCCTGTCCCACCGGAGAGACGGCGCTCGGCGATGTCACGCTGAGCCACTATGCCGAGTGGCTGGACGGCGTGGTGATGCATGGCGGGGCCGACGTCTGGCCCGGCAGCTACGGGGAAGAGCCGCTCAAGGATGCATGGCTTGGCGACCGCATCCGCGATCTCTACGACCTTGCCGTGGTCGAGGCCTTCGAGCAGGTGGGCAAGCCGATCTTCGGCGTATGCCGGGGCCTGCAGCTCATCAACGTGGCCTTCGGCGGCACGCTCTACCAGGACATCGAGACTCAGCACCCGGGCGCGCAGCAGCACCGCGACCCGATCACCTACGACCAGCATTTCCACGACATCGAGATCGTGCCCAACACGCGGCTTGCGCGCATGTACCCGGAGATGGGCCAGGTCAAGGTCAACAGCATCCACCACCAGGGTATCAAGCAGATCGCGCCGGGCTTCGACATCGAGGCCTGGAGCTATCCCGACGGCGTGCCCGAAGCCATCCGCCGCCACCCCACGCAGGGCCATGGCTATATCGCGGCAACGCAGTGGCATCCCGAGTTCCGTGCACACGACGGCAGCATCCTCGACGCCAGGCCGATCCTGGACGACTTCCTGCTCGCCTGCGAGCGCGCCAAGGTGCAGCCGCTGCCGGGCCACAGCCCCTTCCAGATTCGCGATCGCGCTTCGCGCCTGCTGCGCCGCGCGCTGCTGCGGCAGCGTTGA
- a CDS encoding HPF/RaiA family ribosome-associated protein, protein MQVQVHTNDKIQGGESLAQWVQQEVSSRLARFKESITRVEVFFSDSDGHAKAGGQDKRCVIEARPAGRQPVAANADAPKVAEALNAAIDKLLRGLEADQGRARDKNNRETIRDGEQP, encoded by the coding sequence ATGCAAGTGCAAGTCCACACCAACGACAAGATCCAGGGCGGCGAATCCTTGGCGCAATGGGTGCAGCAGGAAGTCTCCAGTCGGCTCGCACGCTTCAAGGAAAGCATTACGCGCGTGGAGGTGTTCTTCTCGGATTCCGACGGCCATGCCAAGGCGGGCGGCCAGGACAAGCGCTGTGTGATCGAGGCGCGCCCGGCGGGACGCCAGCCGGTGGCGGCCAATGCCGATGCACCGAAGGTGGCCGAGGCCCTGAATGCGGCGATCGACAAGCTGCTGCGCGGATTGGAGGCCGATCAGGGCCGAGCGCGCGACAAGAACAATCGCGAGACCATTCGCGATGGCGAGCAACCTTAA
- a CDS encoding DUF924 family protein, with product MTTQQAQAHDPTAQAVIRFWFEESTPQQWFAKDDAFDRAIQEHFGGVLDQGARGELWHWRSDALGRLAEILVLDQFSRNVWRDTPRAFAQDGMALVLTQEIIALGLDRDFTEAQRAFAYMPLMHSESAVVQQESIRQFTALGNPVNLDFAERHKAIVDRFGRYPHRNRVLGRASTAEEEAFLRTPGSSF from the coding sequence ATGACGACCCAACAAGCACAAGCACATGACCCCACGGCCCAGGCCGTCATCCGTTTCTGGTTCGAGGAATCCACGCCGCAGCAGTGGTTTGCCAAGGACGACGCATTCGACCGCGCCATCCAGGAGCACTTCGGCGGCGTACTCGATCAGGGCGCACGCGGAGAGCTCTGGCACTGGCGCAGCGATGCCCTCGGACGCCTCGCCGAAATCCTCGTGCTCGACCAGTTCTCGCGCAACGTCTGGCGCGATACGCCCCGCGCCTTCGCGCAAGACGGCATGGCGCTCGTGCTCACGCAGGAGATCATCGCACTGGGCCTGGACCGCGATTTCACCGAGGCGCAACGCGCATTCGCCTACATGCCGCTGATGCACAGCGAATCGGCCGTGGTGCAACAGGAGTCAATCCGCCAGTTCACCGCCCTGGGCAATCCCGTCAATCTGGACTTTGCCGAGCGCCACAAGGCGATCGTCGACCGGTTCGGGCGTTATCCGCATCGCAATCGGGTGCTGGGGAGAGCGAGCACCGCGGAAGAAGAGGCGTTTCTGCGGACACCCGGGAGCTCGTTCTGA
- a CDS encoding OmpA family protein: MQQPITHQLLSLKHRSPRTMRGIGMVAAGVASLSLLTACATRNAPLEPLQKARAAVSTAMNDPKVVQLAPLELKNATDTLSKADNAWTRDADAAEATHLSELALQRAQIAQNVAQTRQLDADIKQAGVNAERQRLEGTAARAQMQAEQARAAAAANATAAEQARQQAQAAQAQVKDLQGQLNDLQAKQTERGLLVTLGDVLFEFGKADLTSQAAPRLDKLAQFLAEFPSRKLLIEGYTDSVGTDAINQKLSERRAAAVQSALVTRGVAPDRITVRGYGKEFPVADNASPEGRAMNRRVEIVIADENGNLRSRR, from the coding sequence ATGCAGCAGCCCATCACTCATCAACTCCTCTCTCTGAAGCACCGCAGCCCCCGCACCATGCGCGGCATCGGCATGGTGGCCGCCGGCGTGGCCAGCCTCTCCCTGCTGACCGCCTGCGCGACGCGCAATGCGCCGCTCGAGCCCCTGCAGAAGGCTCGCGCCGCCGTGAGCACGGCCATGAACGACCCCAAGGTCGTGCAGTTGGCACCGCTCGAACTCAAGAACGCGACCGACACCCTGTCCAAGGCCGACAACGCATGGACCCGCGACGCCGATGCAGCCGAGGCCACCCATCTCTCCGAACTCGCACTGCAACGTGCGCAGATCGCGCAGAACGTGGCGCAGACCCGCCAGCTCGACGCCGACATCAAGCAGGCCGGCGTGAATGCCGAGCGCCAGCGCCTCGAGGGCACTGCGGCACGCGCGCAGATGCAGGCAGAACAGGCCCGCGCGGCCGCCGCCGCCAATGCCACCGCTGCAGAGCAGGCACGCCAGCAGGCGCAGGCCGCACAGGCACAGGTGAAGGACCTGCAAGGCCAGCTCAACGACCTGCAGGCCAAGCAGACCGAGCGCGGCCTGCTGGTGACACTCGGCGACGTGCTGTTCGAGTTCGGAAAGGCCGACCTCACCTCGCAGGCGGCACCGCGCCTGGACAAGCTGGCCCAGTTCCTGGCCGAGTTTCCGAGCCGCAAGCTGCTGATCGAGGGCTACACCGACAGCGTGGGAACCGACGCCATCAACCAGAAGCTCTCCGAGCGCCGTGCGGCGGCCGTGCAGAGTGCGCTGGTCACCCGTGGTGTCGCGCCCGACCGCATCACGGTGCGGGGCTACGGCAAGGAGTTCCCGGTGGCGGACAACGCATCGCCCGAGGGCCGGGCAATGAACCGCCGCGTGGAGATCGTGATCGCAGACGAGAACGGCAACCTGCGCTCACGCCGTTGA
- a CDS encoding DUF4398 domain-containing protein, whose translation MHNNTTFLLRGAAAALMLGALSACSSVPAPTGEMAVAQSAIARVSAAPQVTAHAPLELQRARDLWAKAQSAMDKKDYTEARRYAESAEAEARLAESKAQAAENRSRLQEVERGYQALPKPGSGAVR comes from the coding sequence ATGCACAACAACACCACCTTCCTGCTTCGCGGAGCGGCCGCTGCCCTCATGCTGGGCGCCCTGTCCGCCTGCTCCTCGGTCCCGGCACCCACGGGCGAGATGGCCGTCGCACAAAGCGCCATCGCGCGTGTCTCCGCCGCGCCGCAAGTGACCGCCCATGCCCCGCTGGAGCTGCAGCGCGCACGCGACCTGTGGGCGAAGGCCCAGAGCGCCATGGACAAGAAGGACTACACCGAGGCCCGTCGCTATGCCGAGTCTGCGGAGGCCGAGGCCCGCCTGGCCGAGTCCAAGGCACAGGCCGCCGAGAACCGCTCGCGCCTGCAGGAAGTGGAGCGCGGCTACCAGGCCCTGCCCAAGCCCGGCTCCGGCGCCGTGCGCTGA
- the gap gene encoding type I glyceraldehyde-3-phosphate dehydrogenase yields MTIKIGINGFGRIGRNVLRSAVQNFSDIEVVAINDLLEPDYLAYMLQYDSVHGRFKGDVKVEGNTLIVNGKKIRLTQERDPANLKWNDVGADIVIESTGLFLDKATAEKHIAAGAKKVLLSAPSKDDTPMFVYGVNHKTYAGQAIISNASCTTNCLAPVAKVLHDKWGIKRGLMTTVHAATATQKTVDGPSNKDWRGGRGILENIIPSSTGAAKAVGVVIPELNKKLTGMSFRVPTSDVSVVDLTVELDKAATYEEIKAEMKAQSEGALKGVLGYTEDKVVATDFRGDTRTSIFDADAGIALDGTFVKVVSWYDNEWGYSNKCLEMVRVMAGK; encoded by the coding sequence ATGACGATCAAGATTGGTATCAACGGCTTCGGCCGCATCGGCCGCAACGTGCTGCGCTCCGCAGTGCAGAACTTCTCCGACATCGAAGTCGTGGCGATCAACGACCTGCTCGAGCCTGACTACCTCGCCTACATGCTGCAGTACGACTCGGTGCACGGCCGCTTCAAGGGCGACGTGAAGGTCGAAGGCAACACGCTGATCGTGAACGGCAAGAAGATCCGCCTCACGCAGGAACGCGACCCTGCGAACCTGAAGTGGAACGATGTCGGCGCCGACATCGTGATCGAGTCCACCGGCCTGTTCCTGGACAAGGCCACCGCCGAGAAGCACATCGCTGCAGGCGCCAAGAAGGTGCTGCTGTCGGCGCCCTCGAAGGACGACACCCCGATGTTCGTCTATGGCGTGAACCACAAGACCTATGCCGGCCAGGCCATCATCTCCAACGCCTCGTGCACCACGAACTGCCTGGCTCCCGTGGCCAAGGTGCTGCATGACAAGTGGGGCATCAAGCGCGGCCTGATGACCACGGTGCACGCTGCCACCGCCACGCAGAAGACCGTGGACGGCCCGTCCAACAAGGACTGGCGCGGCGGCCGCGGCATCCTGGAAAACATCATTCCGTCGAGCACGGGCGCAGCCAAGGCCGTGGGCGTGGTGATTCCCGAGCTGAACAAGAAGCTGACCGGCATGTCCTTCCGCGTGCCCACATCCGACGTGTCCGTGGTCGACCTGACCGTGGAGCTCGACAAGGCAGCCACCTATGAGGAAATCAAGGCCGAGATGAAGGCCCAGTCCGAAGGCGCGCTCAAGGGCGTGCTGGGCTATACCGAAGACAAGGTGGTGGCCACCGACTTCCGTGGCGACACCCGCACGTCGATCTTCGACGCCGACGCCGGCATCGCCCTGGACGGTACCTTCGTGAAGGTCGTTTCCTGGTACGACAACGAATGGGGCTACTCCAACAAGTGCCTCGAGATGGTTCGCGTGATGGCCGGCAAGTAA
- the tkt gene encoding transketolase yields MANSQQMANAIRALAMDAVQQANSGHPGAPMGMADMAVAVWGRHLRHNPTNPNWADRDRFVLSNGHASMLLYSVLHLTGYDLPIEELKNFRQLHSKTAGHPEHGITPGVETTTGPLGQGITNAVGFALAEKLLAKEFNREGHAIVDHHTYVFLGDGCLMEGISQEAISLAGAWKLNKLIALYDDNGISIDGQVAPWFIDNTPERMRACGWNVIGPVDGHDADAIDAAVASAKTSTDKPTMIVCKTHIGKGSPNRANTSKAHGEPLGADEITLTRNAIGWSSAPFEIPADVYGDWDAKEAGKAAEGEWQQRFDAYAAAFPVLASEFARRMAGDLPRHFAQTAVDAVIAAHTKAETVASRKASQIALETFTAKLPELLGGSADLTGSNLTNTKSTPALRFAENGDVVQVEVQLGDETVKVGGRHINYGVREFGMAAVMNGIALHGGFIPYGGTFLTFSDYSRNAIRMASLMKQRVIHVFTHDSIGLGEDGPTHQSIEHAASLRLIPGLDVWRPADTAETAVAWSVALSNRNKPTAMLLSRQNLPYLAKKDLGDISRGAYVLSEPADVGLARKAKAVIIATGSEVQLAVAAQKLLAEKKIPVRVVSMPSTTTFDREEAKYKKLVLPEGLPRVAVEMGVTDFWWKYGCAAVVGIDTFGESAPAGVLFKHFGFTAENVAQTVEAALQRAR; encoded by the coding sequence ATGGCCAATTCACAACAAATGGCGAATGCGATCCGCGCACTCGCAATGGATGCCGTTCAACAAGCCAATTCCGGTCACCCCGGTGCCCCGATGGGCATGGCAGACATGGCCGTGGCCGTGTGGGGACGTCATCTGCGTCACAACCCCACCAATCCGAACTGGGCGGACCGCGACCGCTTCGTGCTCTCCAACGGCCACGCATCGATGCTGCTGTACTCGGTGCTGCACCTGACCGGCTACGACCTGCCGATCGAAGAGCTCAAGAATTTCCGCCAGTTGCACAGCAAGACCGCCGGCCATCCGGAGCACGGCATCACCCCTGGCGTCGAAACCACCACCGGCCCGCTGGGCCAGGGCATCACCAATGCCGTGGGCTTCGCACTGGCCGAGAAGCTGCTGGCCAAGGAATTCAACCGCGAAGGCCACGCCATCGTCGACCACCACACCTACGTGTTCCTCGGCGACGGTTGCCTGATGGAAGGCATCAGCCAGGAAGCGATTTCGCTGGCTGGCGCCTGGAAGCTGAACAAGCTGATCGCGCTGTACGATGACAACGGCATCAGCATCGACGGCCAGGTCGCGCCCTGGTTCATCGACAACACGCCCGAGCGCATGCGCGCCTGCGGCTGGAACGTGATCGGCCCGGTGGACGGCCATGACGCCGACGCCATCGACGCCGCCGTCGCCAGCGCCAAGACCAGCACCGACAAGCCGACGATGATCGTCTGCAAGACCCACATCGGCAAGGGCTCGCCCAACCGCGCGAACACCTCCAAGGCCCACGGCGAGCCGCTCGGCGCCGACGAAATCACGCTCACGCGCAACGCGATCGGCTGGAGCAGCGCTCCATTCGAAATCCCCGCCGACGTCTACGGCGACTGGGATGCCAAGGAAGCCGGCAAGGCCGCCGAAGGCGAGTGGCAGCAGCGCTTCGACGCCTACGCCGCCGCATTCCCCGTGCTCGCATCCGAATTCGCGCGCCGCATGGCCGGTGACCTGCCGCGCCACTTCGCACAGACCGCCGTGGACGCCGTGATCGCTGCGCACACCAAGGCCGAGACCGTCGCCAGCCGTAAGGCCAGCCAGATCGCGCTGGAAACCTTCACCGCCAAGCTGCCCGAGCTGCTGGGCGGCAGCGCCGATCTGACCGGCTCCAACCTCACCAACACCAAGAGCACGCCTGCCCTGCGCTTCGCCGAGAACGGCGACGTGGTGCAGGTCGAAGTGCAGCTCGGGGACGAGACCGTCAAGGTCGGCGGCCGCCACATCAACTACGGCGTGCGCGAATTCGGCATGGCCGCGGTGATGAACGGCATCGCGCTGCATGGCGGCTTCATCCCCTACGGCGGCACCTTCCTCACGTTCAGCGACTACAGCCGCAATGCGATCCGCATGGCGTCCCTGATGAAGCAGCGCGTGATCCACGTGTTCACGCACGACTCCATCGGCCTCGGTGAAGACGGCCCGACTCACCAGTCGATCGAGCACGCCGCGAGCCTGCGCCTGATTCCCGGCCTCGACGTGTGGCGTCCTGCCGATACCGCGGAAACCGCCGTCGCCTGGAGCGTGGCGCTGTCCAACCGCAACAAGCCGACTGCCATGCTGCTGTCGCGCCAGAACCTGCCCTACCTTGCCAAGAAGGACCTGGGCGACATCTCGCGCGGCGCCTATGTGCTGTCCGAGCCCGCCGACGTGGGCCTGGCCAGGAAAGCCAAGGCCGTGATCATCGCGACCGGCTCCGAAGTGCAGCTCGCCGTGGCCGCGCAAAAGCTCCTTGCCGAGAAGAAGATCCCTGTGCGCGTGGTTTCCATGCCCAGCACGACCACCTTCGACCGCGAAGAGGCCAAGTACAAGAAGCTCGTGCTGCCCGAGGGCCTGCCGCGCGTCGCCGTGGAGATGGGCGTGACCGACTTCTGGTGGAAGTACGGCTGCGCCGCCGTGGTCGGCATCGACACCTTCGGCGAATCCGCTCCCGCTGGCGTGCTGTTCAAGCACTTCGGCTTCACAGCGGAAAACGTTGCGCAGACCGTCGAGGCGGCACTGCAGCGCGCCCGCTGA